Proteins encoded in a region of the Atopobium sp. oral taxon 416 genome:
- a CDS encoding PTS sugar transporter subunit IIB: protein MKNIIVVCGNGIASSSIMMAALQDLLDENGLEANLEKASLMDCTPERFNSKDLIVSSTAIDNPEITTPVIVGVSLLTGIGEEETLEQIKSYL, encoded by the coding sequence ATGAAGAATATTATCGTTGTCTGCGGCAACGGTATCGCCTCCTCATCTATTATGATGGCCGCTCTCCAGGACCTCCTGGACGAAAACGGCCTCGAGGCTAACCTCGAGAAGGCGTCGCTTATGGACTGCACTCCCGAGCGCTTTAACAGCAAGGATCTCATCGTATCCTCAACAGCCATCGATAATCCCGAAATCACTACTCCCGTCATTGTAGGCGTATCCCTGCTCACGGGCATCGGCGAAGAGGAGACGCTCGAGCAAATCAAGAGCTACCTCTAG
- the hxlB gene encoding 6-phospho-3-hexuloisomerase, which yields MDYLRTVLDELNLTGMKMSQRTLESLADAILDAGRVFVSGAGRSGLMVRAFANRLMHLGLSVGIVGDVSCPHSTPGDLLVIGSGSGSAESLRALAQKAKDARMKVALVTATPRSPIAQMADIVVTIPAASKDRSEVVSAQPMASLFEQMCLITYDALVLALMDRTGETSASMFARHADLE from the coding sequence ATGGACTATCTGAGAACGGTGCTGGATGAGCTCAATCTGACAGGGATGAAGATGTCACAGCGAACCCTCGAGTCTCTTGCGGATGCAATATTGGATGCAGGGCGGGTGTTCGTATCTGGCGCCGGCAGATCTGGGCTTATGGTAAGGGCCTTTGCAAACCGTCTCATGCACTTGGGCCTCTCCGTTGGTATCGTGGGGGATGTGAGCTGCCCGCACAGTACGCCAGGCGACCTCCTGGTGATCGGCTCAGGGTCAGGCTCCGCCGAATCCCTGCGCGCCCTAGCGCAGAAGGCGAAGGATGCCAGGATGAAGGTCGCTCTCGTCACCGCGACCCCAAGGTCTCCGATTGCTCAGATGGCTGACATCGTGGTGACCATTCCTGCCGCTTCGAAAGATAGGAGCGAGGTGGTGTCTGCCCAGCCCATGGCAAGTCTTTTCGAGCAGATGTGCCTCATCACCTACGACGCGCTCGTGCTTGCTCTCATGGATAGGACGGGCGAGACGAGCGCCTCCATGTTTGCCCGACATGCCGATCTCGAGTAG
- a CDS encoding PTS sugar transporter subunit IIA → MASLKFDESLVKIFEQPPNREKVERDLAAKLVEQGYAKLSFTEAILQRELTYPTGLEFGSFAAAIPHCAPENVNTPALCVGVLKSPITWGRMDDKNQTCQVSFVTMLAIIDPKDHLSMLQKVVGLIRDADLAQRIFCMQETRQRSMV, encoded by the coding sequence ATGGCATCCCTGAAATTTGACGAGAGCCTCGTGAAGATTTTCGAGCAGCCTCCGAATCGCGAGAAGGTGGAGCGTGACCTTGCTGCCAAGCTGGTGGAGCAGGGCTACGCGAAGCTTTCATTTACTGAAGCCATTCTCCAGCGCGAACTTACCTATCCCACAGGTCTCGAGTTCGGGTCTTTTGCTGCAGCGATTCCGCATTGCGCTCCCGAGAATGTCAACACGCCTGCGCTCTGCGTCGGAGTACTCAAAAGTCCCATTACCTGGGGGCGCATGGATGACAAGAATCAGACTTGCCAAGTAAGCTTTGTCACCATGCTTGCAATAATCGACCCCAAGGATCACCTCTCCATGCTTCAAAAGGTGGTTGGGCTCATACGTGACGCCGACCTCGCGCAGCGAATCTTTTGTATGCAGGAGACCCGGCAGAGGTCTATGGTTTAG
- a CDS encoding transposase, with protein sequence MHGCTSPKRASDTAAPDKHISWTMHSNVEQMKTLAKILRKEREGILNWWDKKLHQRDP encoded by the coding sequence ATGCACGGCTGTACGTCCCCAAAGCGTGCATCTGATACCGCAGCTCCAGACAAGCACATCTCTTGGACCATGCACTCCAACGTGGAGCAGATGAAGACGCTGGCCAAGATCCTCAGAAAAGAGCGCGAGGGGATCTTAAACTGGTGGGACAAAAAACTCCACCAACGCGATCCTTGA
- a CDS encoding IS3 family transposase: MSERTTGKYMRKMGICALWVRHWTHTTTDSDFDLRLQNILDEQFSPDMANAVWVSDITYIWTEKGFVYLTSVMDLFSRKILAWVLSRTLEAKNVVETVQKAVGERNGVKPKVFHNDRGCQYVSDEFLEVTREMTNSYSKKGYPWDNACIESFHSLIKREWLNRFKIENYDQAYRYVFEYINTF, from the coding sequence ATTAGCGAACGGACTACAGGAAAATATATGCGGAAGATGGGGATTTGTGCCCTGTGGGTGCGTCATTGGACGCATACAACAACAGATTCAGACTTTGATCTGAGACTGCAGAATATCCTGGATGAGCAGTTTAGCCCGGATATGGCGAATGCTGTATGGGTATCGGATATCACATATATTTGGACTGAAAAGGGCTTTGTTTACCTCACCAGCGTCATGGATCTGTTCTCCCGTAAGATTTTGGCATGGGTGTTGAGCCGCACACTGGAGGCAAAAAATGTCGTAGAAACAGTACAGAAGGCTGTCGGAGAACGTAATGGAGTGAAACCAAAGGTATTCCATAATGATCGTGGATGCCAGTATGTATCAGATGAATTCCTTGAGGTAACCCGGGAAATGACAAACAGTTATTCAAAGAAAGGCTATCCATGGGATAACGCATGCATCGAGTCTTTTCATTCGCTCATCAAAAGAGAATGGCTGAACAGATTCAAAATCGAGAATTATGACCAGGCATATCGCTATGTATTCGAATATATCAATACGTTTTAA
- a CDS encoding IS3 family transposase, whose protein sequence is METEVFRKHKWGGVTLKELEERINRYIVWYNTTMRKRSLKGVSPMEFRQSLGLALAA, encoded by the coding sequence CTGGAGACGGAGGTGTTCAGGAAGCACAAGTGGGGTGGCGTGACCCTTAAGGAGCTGGAGGAGCGCATCAACCGTTACATCGTCTGGTATAACACGACAATGCGCAAGCGCTCGCTTAAAGGAGTGAGCCCGATGGAGTTCAGGCAGAGCCTCGGCCTCGCGCTGGCAGCTTAG
- a CDS encoding DUF2304 domain-containing protein — MSPVLRVVLIVGSVLALAIVIDKVKKSKIRIKDSIFWVISAVLLVILAVFPGIAFFFSRLLGFLSPSNFVFVVIIALMLIKLFNLSSDVSRLTDKVESLAQEIALWEHDHNDQNNANQH, encoded by the coding sequence ATGTCACCAGTCTTACGTGTTGTGCTGATTGTCGGTTCTGTACTAGCACTCGCGATCGTCATAGACAAAGTCAAGAAGTCTAAGATACGTATCAAAGATTCAATTTTTTGGGTTATATCCGCAGTGCTGTTAGTTATTCTGGCTGTTTTCCCGGGCATCGCCTTCTTCTTTTCCCGGCTCTTGGGGTTTTTGTCACCGAGCAACTTCGTCTTCGTTGTCATTATTGCCCTGATGCTTATAAAGCTTTTCAATCTCTCCTCCGACGTATCCCGTCTGACAGATAAGGTCGAAAGCCTCGCTCAAGAGATAGCGCTCTGGGAACATGACCACAACGATCAAAACAACGCTAACCAACACTAA
- a CDS encoding glycosyltransferase family 2 protein: protein MRILAIIPAFNEEECIKATVLELRRVCPEVDYVVINDGSRDKTSEILDENNFNHVNLPINTGLTSGFVTGMKYAARHGYDATVQFDADGQHRPGYIPDMARAMEQQDADIVIASRGAAGSGAVGARGAGAKLLTALIKGATGQTIQDPTSGMRMYNRKMIDLFTHAFDVSPEPDTISLLMRKGAKVIEIPAEMRERQGGTSYLRFWSSISYMARTCISLILFQWFR, encoded by the coding sequence GTGAGAATCCTTGCGATCATTCCTGCTTTCAATGAAGAGGAATGCATTAAAGCTACCGTTTTAGAGCTTAGGCGCGTTTGCCCAGAGGTTGACTATGTGGTAATCAACGATGGATCCAGGGATAAAACCAGCGAGATACTCGATGAAAATAACTTCAATCATGTAAACCTTCCCATCAACACGGGACTCACATCAGGCTTTGTGACAGGTATGAAGTACGCCGCTCGACACGGGTATGACGCAACAGTTCAGTTTGATGCAGATGGACAACACAGACCCGGGTACATACCAGATATGGCCCGTGCGATGGAGCAGCAGGATGCAGACATTGTGATTGCCTCCCGTGGTGCCGCCGGCAGTGGAGCGGTGGGGGCTCGAGGGGCAGGTGCAAAACTGCTCACCGCATTGATAAAGGGTGCAACTGGGCAAACGATTCAAGACCCTACCTCTGGCATGCGTATGTATAACCGTAAAATGATTGATCTCTTCACGCATGCATTCGATGTCTCCCCTGAACCAGATACCATTTCTCTCCTGATGCGCAAAGGCGCAAAAGTTATTGAGATACCGGCGGAAATGCGTGAGCGTCAAGGTGGCACCAGCTATCTGAGGTTCTGGAGTTCCATCTCCTATATGGCCCGAACCTGTATCTCCCTCATCCTTTTCCAATGGTTTAGGTAA
- a CDS encoding bifunctional nuclease family protein, protein MALIRLDIQTIVVGGGPVSSLMILKTHASDNIHTKNHNRGRLPIQIGPVEAMSIGTGVNSSSTQGGRPMTHDLLAMTIKALGATLDAVVINAVEGTTFFAQLRLIKSDGSMAFVDCRPSDAVALAVRTGTPIYTTTDVLNTASFPDFEDVEEEEKQHELSEFHKFVEGLSPEDFNESNKQSNKQ, encoded by the coding sequence ATGGCACTCATTCGATTAGACATACAGACGATCGTCGTTGGTGGAGGTCCCGTCTCCTCACTGATGATTCTAAAGACACATGCATCTGACAACATCCATACGAAAAATCACAACAGAGGACGCCTTCCCATCCAGATCGGCCCTGTCGAAGCTATGTCAATCGGCACCGGCGTCAATAGCAGCAGCACCCAAGGCGGACGTCCGATGACGCACGACCTGCTGGCGATGACAATCAAAGCACTCGGTGCCACGCTCGATGCGGTGGTGATCAACGCCGTGGAGGGAACCACCTTCTTCGCGCAGCTGAGACTCATCAAGTCGGATGGCAGCATGGCATTCGTCGATTGCCGTCCCTCTGATGCGGTTGCCTTGGCGGTCCGTACCGGCACTCCAATCTACACCACAACCGATGTCTTGAATACTGCATCATTCCCTGATTTCGAGGACGTCGAGGAGGAAGAGAAGCAACATGAGTTGAGTGAGTTCCATAAATTTGTTGAGGGGCTCTCTCCGGAGGACTTCAACGAGAGCAACAAGCAGAGCAATAAGCAATAA